From Hydra vulgaris chromosome 15, alternate assembly HydraT2T_AEP, one genomic window encodes:
- the LOC136091388 gene encoding SCAN domain-containing protein 3-like, producing MKTQKINLRESSPFGNYGRVVSTKDVFSAINIAHCQNGLHLGALKTHKKIIEGYAKFARKAVEIFISFCPTCNLNKRQLKKALQPIFSTRFLQRLQIDLIAMESKPDNEFRYIGHVVDHFSKFHILFPMRNKTAVETANYLKDLC from the exons atgaagaCACAAAAG attaatttGCGAGAATCGTCGCCATTTGGAAACTACGGTCGTGTAGTGAGTACTAAAGATGTTTTCTCTGCTATTAATATTGCACATTGCCAGAATGGTCTGCATCTTGGGGCATTAAAAACTCATAAGAAA ATTATTGAGGGTTACGCAAAATTTGCAAGAAAGGCTGTtgaaatttttatcagtttctGCCCAActtgcaatttaaataaaagacagttaaaaaaagcattacaaCCAATATTTTCTACTCGTTTTTTACAACGTCTTCAA attgaTTTGATTGCAATGGAATCTAAGCCAGATAATGAATTCAGATATATTGGTCATGTTGTTGATCATTTcagtaaatttcatattttgttTCCCATGAGAAATAAAACAGCTGTAGAAACAGCAAACTATCTTAAAGATTTGTGCTGA